In Candidatus Bathyarchaeia archaeon, the genomic stretch TTATATGTTCTTCCGCATTTATTCTTCTTGATTGTTATGTCTCGTGTTGGTAGGGGTAAGACTGAGACTATTAAGGAGAGGACCGTCTATATTTATCTGCCTTCTTTTGAGATGGTTGAGGATTGCGGATTATCCTATGGGGAGAGATATTGGGTTGAGAGGTGCGAGGGATACTGCTCCAAATATCGCTTTGCTCGCTGAAAATAGCTAGGCACGCTATTCAAACATAAATTCATTGTTTCGTCGGGCTGCTGAAGAGCGTTGGGCATATTAAACATGTCTTAGGGTCTATTTTAAGGTCTATTCTAGCGTGGTCTTCGCACATATACTTTCTACTCAACATATAAATGGCTATTTTATGTATCTGGATCTGTACATCGCTAAAATCTATGCGGTTGTCCCTTATAGAGACAGCCAATTCATCTATAGCTCTATCCACATCGCTGTGCGCCGCCACGTTTATGTATGCTCCCCTCTCCCCCAGAAGGTACCTTGAGACAGCTGAGGGTGATAGCCCAGTTCTCCTAGCGGCTTCTCTACGCGTTAATCCCATCTCTACAAGTTTTTCGATTAGTCTTCTTTTGATTGATGGGATTACGTATCTGTAGCCGAACTCGAAGACAGATAGCATGCTCATAGTTATAAAATGACTATCCTCCTCTTAACTTCCTCAGGATTATTGACAATCTCGGTTAAATCCTCAACCATCTCTAGAGTCCCAAGATATTTTCCATCTCTATCTTTAACCGCAACTACAATAACCCTTATTATCCTATCTCCAAGCCTAGTCCAATACTCCTTTAAGTCCGCCCTACCAGACTTCAGCTCATTAACAACATTTTTAACAAAGTTCTCAAGCCTAGGCGGATGGCAGTATTCAAGTCTCCTGCCAATAATCGTCTTCGTTCTAGCGAACCCCTTCTTAAGTGCGCTCTCAGAGAAGAACGTAACCCTATCGTTAGCATCCGCGTAGGTTATCTCGATTGGCAGAT encodes the following:
- a CDS encoding helix-turn-helix domain-containing protein, translated to MSMLSVFEFGYRYVIPSIKRRLIEKLVEMGLTRREAARRTGLSPSAVSRYLLGERGAYINVAAHSDVDRAIDELAVSIRDNRIDFSDVQIQIHKIAIYMLSRKYMCEDHARIDLKIDPKTCLICPTLFSSPTKQ
- a CDS encoding PAS domain-containing protein, which encodes LPIEITYADANDRVTFFSESALKKGFARTKTIIGRRLEYCHPPRLENFVKNVVNELKSGRADLKEYWTRLGDRIIRVIVVAVKDRDGKYLGTLEMVEDLTEIVNNPEEVKRRIVIL